A stretch of Geomonas oryzisoli DNA encodes these proteins:
- a CDS encoding YtxH domain-containing protein, whose product MRRHASTTAEVVSFSAGALVGAGLALLYAPKTGHEMREKVSDVTGDAIAKMKGLTEDVQDKLNRNLRRGRDYAEEKVSELSSNIEEREQYH is encoded by the coding sequence ATGAGAAGACATGCGAGCACGACGGCTGAGGTAGTCAGTTTTTCGGCAGGGGCATTGGTAGGTGCCGGACTCGCCCTGCTCTACGCCCCGAAGACCGGGCATGAGATGAGGGAGAAAGTCTCCGACGTGACCGGCGATGCCATCGCCAAGATGAAAGGCCTGACCGAGGACGTACAGGACAAGCTGAACAGAAACCTGCGCAGAGGGCGCGACTACGCTGAGGAAAAAGTGTCGGAGTTATCGTCAAATATTGAGGAAAGGGAACAGTATCACTAA
- a CDS encoding FIST signal transduction protein, with protein sequence MGTSVGIGFSMRKNPVEAGHEAARTALERAGIAKPDFVLVFATVGYHQQRLIASIREATSGAPLCGCSGEGIIAQDDVAETNFAVGVMVIASDELRFGIASIAGIGGALAGERLAEKVAPLVASDSRAFFLLADGLDFDFDPFVAAFEGVLSPSARLPIFGGLAADNWASRKTYQYHDDEVLSDGACCVVMSGQGQVAWGINHGCVPVGTKRTITRSKGNIIYEIDGVPALEVLKEYLDEEWSIKWNKATLNLCLGFKTPEHLRQGYEEYFIRYITDKDEREGSVTIQSDVSEGTELWIVRRDKELMMNGLRSIPRQIKEQLCGDPPKFVLQFECMGRGRVVFKEQERMELVKSLQRDLGEKVPWLGLYTYGEIGPIRKYNCFHNFTSVVTAVY encoded by the coding sequence ATGGGGACGTCGGTAGGAATAGGGTTCAGTATGCGCAAGAACCCGGTCGAGGCGGGTCACGAGGCGGCCCGGACCGCGCTGGAGCGGGCGGGGATCGCCAAGCCTGATTTCGTCTTGGTGTTCGCCACGGTGGGATACCATCAGCAGAGGCTGATCGCGTCCATCCGTGAGGCGACCTCCGGGGCGCCGTTGTGCGGCTGCTCGGGCGAAGGCATCATCGCACAGGATGATGTCGCCGAGACCAATTTCGCCGTCGGTGTCATGGTGATCGCCTCCGACGAACTCCGCTTCGGCATCGCCTCGATAGCGGGGATAGGGGGTGCCCTGGCCGGCGAGCGGCTGGCGGAAAAGGTCGCGCCCCTTGTGGCATCCGACAGCCGTGCCTTTTTCCTGCTGGCGGACGGGCTGGACTTCGACTTCGATCCCTTCGTCGCGGCCTTCGAAGGGGTCCTCTCCCCGTCGGCGCGGCTCCCGATCTTCGGCGGACTCGCGGCGGACAACTGGGCCTCCCGTAAGACCTACCAGTACCACGACGACGAGGTGCTCAGCGACGGGGCCTGCTGCGTGGTCATGTCGGGCCAGGGGCAGGTCGCGTGGGGGATCAACCACGGCTGCGTTCCGGTGGGGACCAAGCGGACCATAACCCGCAGCAAGGGGAACATCATCTACGAGATCGACGGGGTGCCGGCACTCGAGGTCCTCAAGGAGTACCTCGACGAGGAGTGGTCCATCAAGTGGAACAAGGCGACCCTGAACCTCTGCCTGGGCTTCAAGACTCCCGAACACCTGCGCCAGGGGTACGAGGAGTACTTCATCCGGTACATAACGGACAAGGACGAGCGTGAAGGTTCGGTGACCATCCAGTCCGACGTGAGCGAGGGGACCGAGCTCTGGATCGTGCGTCGCGACAAGGAACTGATGATGAACGGCCTGCGCTCGATACCGCGCCAGATCAAGGAACAGCTCTGCGGCGACCCGCCCAAGTTCGTGCTGCAGTTCGAATGCATGGGGCGGGGGAGGGTGGTCTTCAAGGAGCAGGAACGGATGGAGCTGGTCAAGTCCCTGCAGCGCGACTTGGGCGAAAAGGTGCCCTGGCTGGGGTTGTACACCTATGGCGAGATCGGTCCGATCCGGAAGTACAACTGTTTCCACAACTTCACCTCAGTCGTTACCGCGGTGTACTGA
- a CDS encoding DUF3618 domain-containing protein has protein sequence MGENVKVDEQSPERIREQIRHTESDITHTVHSLEERLSPRYLKRQGLRKAKLFAWQGIAKALDLAQRTTVQASLVGGSALLMLLGNSRVRERMNIRPGRKHVVEVHPVPAAVRAVGAGAMWLLMRKFGGGSGKGQAGKVSVSGLGLALSAAKAFLGGKRASEKSGSPREGKKVAWHGLATTIGAALGNYWYTHRTRRV, from the coding sequence ATGGGCGAAAACGTTAAGGTTGACGAACAGTCGCCGGAGAGGATCCGCGAGCAAATCCGGCATACGGAAAGCGATATAACGCACACGGTGCACAGCCTCGAAGAGAGACTCTCCCCGCGTTACCTGAAACGGCAGGGGCTGCGCAAGGCGAAACTCTTCGCCTGGCAGGGTATCGCCAAAGCACTCGACCTGGCCCAGCGGACGACGGTGCAGGCGTCGCTGGTGGGGGGGAGCGCACTGCTGATGTTGTTGGGGAACAGCCGGGTGCGGGAGCGGATGAACATCAGGCCGGGCAGGAAGCACGTCGTGGAGGTGCATCCGGTTCCGGCCGCGGTCCGCGCGGTCGGTGCCGGCGCGATGTGGCTGCTGATGCGCAAGTTCGGCGGTGGCAGTGGTAAAGGACAAGCCGGGAAGGTGTCGGTATCGGGGCTGGGGCTGGCACTCTCTGCCGCCAAGGCGTTCCTGGGAGGCAAAAGGGCCTCGGAAAAAAGCGGCTCCCCAAGGGAAGGTAAGAAGGTCGCCTGGCACGGGCTGGCGACAACCATCGGAGCGGCGCTGGGTAACTACTGGTACACCCACAGGACCCGCAGAGTGTAG
- a CDS encoding phage holin family protein, whose translation MADKGEKSIGELVSELTGEVRLLFRQELDLFTAEMKEKVVAVAKDAAAVGVGGVLLYTGFLVLVAAIVLGLATVMPAWGAALLVAVGLIAIGAVLVLKAGKDVKEMDAKPEQTVGALKETVQWAKTLRLTNSRRRGSASKSGIRKAI comes from the coding sequence ATGGCGGATAAAGGTGAAAAGAGCATTGGCGAACTGGTGTCAGAACTGACCGGCGAGGTGCGTCTGCTTTTCCGGCAGGAACTGGACCTGTTCACGGCGGAGATGAAGGAGAAGGTGGTGGCTGTGGCGAAGGACGCCGCCGCGGTCGGGGTAGGCGGGGTACTCCTCTATACGGGGTTCCTGGTGCTCGTGGCGGCGATCGTGCTGGGGCTGGCTACGGTGATGCCCGCGTGGGGGGCAGCGCTCCTGGTGGCTGTGGGGTTGATCGCCATCGGAGCGGTTCTGGTTCTTAAAGCCGGCAAGGACGTCAAGGAGATGGATGCGAAGCCCGAGCAGACGGTGGGGGCTTTGAAGGAGACGGTACAATGGGCGAAAACGTTAAGGTTGACGAACAGTCGCCGGAGAGGATCCGCGAGCAAATCCGGCATACGGAAAGCGATATAA
- a CDS encoding MerR family transcriptional regulator has protein sequence MTNGQKEGENIVSISDLAKELGLTTRTLRYWEEVGIIDSVERQDGATRGYTPYYVRRIRFIMKLKELGLTIREMQDLYTAYGDAKQTEKMIPRLIETLDQHVAKVDEKMAQLASLRQDIVGYRQKMMKQFALAKEAEQ, from the coding sequence ATGACGAATGGGCAGAAGGAAGGCGAGAACATCGTCTCTATCAGCGACTTGGCGAAGGAGTTGGGACTGACAACGAGGACCCTGCGTTACTGGGAAGAGGTAGGGATAATTGACTCGGTGGAGCGGCAGGACGGCGCCACCAGGGGGTACACCCCCTACTATGTCAGAAGAATACGATTCATCATGAAGCTCAAAGAGTTGGGGCTGACCATCAGGGAGATGCAGGATCTCTATACCGCCTACGGCGACGCAAAGCAGACCGAGAAGATGATCCCGCGTCTCATCGAGACTCTCGACCAGCATGTCGCCAAGGTGGATGAAAAGATGGCGCAGCTCGCGTCGCTGCGACAGGATATCGTGGGGTATCGACAGAAGATGATGAAGCAGTTCGCGCTGGCCAAGGAAGCCGAGCAGTAA
- a CDS encoding adenosine deaminase → MNLETIPRQELASILRRMPKAELHIHIEGSLEPELIFALAQKNGVDLPYPSVEALRAAYAFTDLQSFLDIYYAGAGVLQTEEDFSAMAWSYLVRAKADNVVHTEIFFDPQTHTARGVPMAAVINGLDRAVQRGREELGLSASLILCFLRHLSEEDAFETLEQALPFRDKFIGVGLDSGERGNPPEKFAAVFGRCRELGLRLVAHAGEEGPAQYIRDALDLLHAERIDHGVRCLEDPELVTRLAAERVALTVCPLSNVKLAVFPELARHNLGRLLTEGIVATINSDDPAYFGGYLNDNYAATFAALPELGAREAYLLARNSFEASFVADDTRKKWIAALDSFFADCCAGR, encoded by the coding sequence ATGAACCTGGAAACGATCCCCCGTCAGGAGCTGGCCTCCATCCTGCGCCGCATGCCTAAGGCGGAACTGCACATCCACATCGAAGGCTCCCTGGAGCCCGAGCTGATCTTCGCACTGGCCCAAAAAAACGGTGTCGATCTCCCGTATCCGTCGGTCGAGGCGCTGCGTGCCGCCTATGCCTTCACCGACCTGCAGAGTTTTCTCGACATCTACTACGCCGGAGCCGGGGTGCTGCAGACGGAAGAAGATTTCTCCGCTATGGCGTGGAGCTACCTTGTCCGGGCCAAGGCCGACAACGTGGTGCACACCGAGATCTTCTTCGATCCGCAGACCCATACGGCCAGGGGGGTGCCCATGGCGGCGGTCATCAACGGACTGGACCGGGCCGTCCAGCGGGGGCGCGAGGAACTGGGGCTTTCCGCATCCCTGATCCTCTGCTTTTTGCGCCACCTGAGCGAGGAGGACGCGTTTGAGACCCTCGAGCAGGCGCTGCCGTTTCGGGACAAGTTCATCGGCGTCGGCCTGGACAGCGGCGAGCGCGGCAACCCGCCGGAGAAATTCGCCGCCGTATTCGGCCGTTGCCGGGAGTTGGGACTTAGGCTGGTGGCCCACGCCGGTGAGGAGGGGCCGGCGCAGTACATCCGCGACGCCCTGGACCTGTTGCATGCGGAAAGGATCGACCACGGGGTGCGCTGCCTGGAAGACCCGGAACTGGTCACCCGGCTCGCGGCGGAGCGGGTCGCGCTGACGGTGTGCCCGCTGTCCAACGTGAAGCTGGCGGTGTTTCCGGAACTGGCGCGGCACAACTTGGGCCGCCTGCTCACCGAGGGGATCGTCGCCACCATCAACTCGGATGATCCCGCCTACTTCGGCGGCTATCTCAACGATAACTACGCGGCGACCTTCGCGGCGCTCCCCGAACTAGGCGCGAGGGAGGCATACCTGCTGGCGCGAAACAGCTTCGAGGCGAGCTTCGTGGCGGATGACACCAGGAAGAAGTGGATCGCCGCCCTTGATTCATTCTTCGCCGACTGCTGCGCCGGAAGGTGA
- a CDS encoding DUF3187 family protein, with protein MTSRSFFLTRELSIQRMLFTAVVLVALSVGPCHGEPLAITPFYTFNQSPLVQIYGLPAAENAVVQPAGKAWTLLAVDVANSYLKRETMRETLLVDGEGERITLALRYGVVPNLELGMDVPLVAYNGGIFDGFIEDWHEFFGLPQGQRPGAPKGELRFAYAKDGRQRLEMDEAGVRLGDVRLNGAWQLYHGGGDNPVALALRASLKLPTGSSSRLTGSGSTDFALWLTGSSDYALPGRWGHATVFAAGGALAMSDGEVLKEQQQNLVGFGTLGLGWSPAQSFALKAQLSGHSAFYRDSEFSELSSGAMQLIFGGTVAFSPRTTLDIALSEDVTVGASPDVALHLGLGHRF; from the coding sequence ATGACTAGCCGATCCTTCTTCCTGACCCGCGAGCTGTCGATACAGAGAATGTTGTTCACGGCGGTGGTACTGGTGGCGCTGTCCGTTGGCCCCTGCCACGGGGAGCCGCTGGCGATCACCCCTTTTTACACCTTCAATCAGAGTCCCCTGGTTCAGATCTACGGTCTTCCTGCCGCCGAAAACGCCGTGGTGCAGCCGGCAGGGAAGGCCTGGACGCTCCTCGCCGTCGATGTGGCGAACAGCTATCTGAAGCGGGAAACGATGCGCGAGACGCTCCTTGTCGACGGCGAGGGGGAACGGATCACCCTCGCCCTTCGCTACGGCGTCGTACCGAATCTGGAGTTGGGGATGGATGTGCCGCTGGTGGCCTACAACGGCGGCATCTTCGACGGCTTCATCGAGGACTGGCACGAGTTCTTCGGCCTCCCCCAGGGACAACGGCCCGGTGCGCCCAAGGGGGAGCTCCGCTTCGCCTACGCGAAGGACGGCCGGCAGCGCCTGGAGATGGATGAAGCGGGAGTGAGGCTGGGTGATGTGAGGTTGAACGGCGCCTGGCAGCTCTACCACGGCGGCGGCGACAACCCCGTGGCGCTGGCGCTGAGAGCGAGCCTCAAGCTTCCCACGGGAAGCAGTTCCCGCCTCACCGGCAGCGGCAGCACCGACTTCGCCCTGTGGCTCACCGGCAGCAGCGACTACGCCTTGCCCGGCAGATGGGGGCACGCTACCGTATTCGCCGCGGGCGGCGCCCTGGCCATGTCCGACGGAGAGGTGCTGAAGGAGCAGCAGCAGAACCTGGTCGGCTTCGGCACCCTGGGCCTTGGCTGGTCGCCCGCACAATCTTTCGCGTTGAAGGCGCAGCTCTCCGGGCACAGCGCCTTCTACCGGGACAGCGAATTCTCGGAGCTCAGCTCCGGGGCCATGCAGCTCATCTTCGGCGGGACCGTCGCGTTCTCGCCGCGCACCACCCTGGACATCGCCCTCTCCGAGGACGTCACCGTCGGCGCCTCACCGGACGTCGCGCTGCACCTGGGCTTGGGGCACCGGTTCTGA
- a CDS encoding DUF3135 domain-containing protein has protein sequence MSTKKEFTAYTPDELRELYQENPALFDQLADQALKNACRARTPEKTLKLQQMQWSMTMQMRRASSNLGRMHIMENIFYTQVYGKNGQLEQLVDSCNTLLRAIGKKQQIMGKEEEESVKLRRV, from the coding sequence ATGAGTACCAAAAAGGAGTTCACCGCGTATACCCCCGATGAATTAAGAGAGCTCTACCAGGAGAATCCCGCACTGTTCGACCAGTTGGCTGATCAAGCACTGAAAAACGCCTGCCGGGCGAGGACCCCGGAGAAGACCCTGAAACTCCAGCAGATGCAGTGGTCGATGACCATGCAGATGCGCCGGGCAAGCAGCAACCTCGGGCGGATGCACATCATGGAAAACATCTTTTACACCCAGGTCTACGGCAAAAACGGGCAGTTGGAGCAGCTGGTCGACAGTTGCAACACCCTGTTGCGGGCCATAGGCAAAAAACAGCAGATCATGGGGAAGGAAGAAGAGGAGAGCGTCAAGCTACGCAGGGTTTAA
- a CDS encoding acetyl-CoA hydrolase/transferase C-terminal domain-containing protein: MSELRKRIRKTSLHSRIMTAEDTIPFFRNGMDLGWSGFTPVGYPKVVPAALADYVEKHNLQGKMRFNLFIGASIGAEIEDRWASLLMTDKRWPYQTGKVVQKQVNNGTVRMGDKHLSVYAQDLAYGFYTKERGGGFDLGLIEASGITEEGHIILGGSIGCATEVIQHSDKLIIEINTAIPSFEGIHDIVMTERPPYKKPYLISRVDDRIGSPYVPCDPDKILAIVESRLPDKGRALSDPDETSEQIAAHILDFFQFEVKAGRLPKNLLPLQSGVGNIANAVVGGMVKGPFSNVKVWTEVIQDTMLDFFDSGKLDFASSTSLSLSENGFKRLYDNWDFYVQKVVLRPMQISNNPEPIRRLGVIAMNTPVEFDIYGHANSTLVGGTRMINGIGGSGDFLRNAYLSIMHTPSTRPSKTDPTGITCVVPMAPHVDHTEHDLDVLVTEQGLADLRGLSPQERARTIITKCVHPDYKPLMQEYYERAKRECCELNVGHEPHMLFKVFKMQQHLAEKGTMKIDNWN, from the coding sequence ATGAGCGAGTTGCGCAAGAGGATCAGAAAGACGAGCCTGCATTCGAGAATCATGACTGCCGAGGATACCATCCCTTTCTTCCGCAACGGCATGGACCTCGGCTGGTCCGGCTTCACCCCGGTCGGCTACCCGAAGGTGGTGCCGGCGGCCCTGGCCGATTACGTCGAGAAACACAACCTCCAGGGGAAGATGCGCTTCAACCTCTTCATCGGCGCCTCCATCGGCGCGGAGATCGAGGACCGCTGGGCTTCGCTTCTGATGACCGACAAACGCTGGCCCTACCAGACCGGTAAGGTGGTGCAAAAGCAGGTGAACAACGGCACGGTTCGCATGGGGGACAAGCACCTCTCCGTCTACGCCCAGGACCTGGCCTACGGGTTCTACACCAAGGAGCGGGGGGGCGGCTTCGACCTGGGGCTCATCGAGGCGAGCGGCATCACCGAGGAAGGCCACATCATCCTCGGGGGCTCCATCGGCTGCGCCACCGAGGTGATCCAGCACTCCGACAAGCTCATCATCGAGATCAACACCGCCATTCCCTCCTTCGAGGGGATCCATGACATCGTCATGACCGAGCGTCCTCCCTACAAGAAACCGTACCTGATCAGCAGGGTGGACGACCGGATCGGTTCCCCCTACGTCCCCTGCGACCCGGACAAGATCCTCGCCATCGTGGAGTCACGCCTGCCTGACAAGGGGCGCGCCTTATCCGACCCCGACGAGACCTCCGAGCAGATCGCCGCCCACATCCTCGACTTCTTCCAGTTCGAGGTGAAGGCGGGCCGCCTGCCGAAAAACCTCCTGCCGCTGCAGTCCGGCGTGGGCAACATCGCCAACGCGGTGGTGGGGGGCATGGTCAAGGGACCCTTCTCCAACGTGAAGGTCTGGACCGAGGTAATCCAGGACACCATGCTGGACTTCTTCGACTCCGGCAAGCTCGATTTCGCCTCCTCCACCTCGCTCTCCCTCTCCGAAAACGGCTTCAAACGGCTCTACGACAACTGGGATTTCTACGTACAGAAGGTCGTTTTGCGCCCCATGCAGATCAGCAACAACCCCGAGCCGATCCGGCGCCTGGGGGTGATCGCCATGAACACGCCGGTCGAGTTCGACATCTACGGCCACGCCAACTCGACCCTGGTCGGGGGGACCCGCATGATCAACGGCATCGGCGGCTCCGGCGACTTCCTGAGAAACGCATACCTCTCCATCATGCACACCCCGTCGACGCGCCCATCAAAGACCGACCCCACCGGCATCACCTGCGTGGTCCCCATGGCGCCCCACGTCGACCACACCGAGCACGACCTGGATGTCCTGGTCACCGAGCAGGGGCTCGCGGACCTGCGCGGCCTCTCCCCCCAGGAGCGCGCCAGGACCATCATCACCAAATGCGTCCATCCCGACTACAAGCCGCTGATGCAGGAGTACTACGAGCGGGCGAAGCGGGAATGCTGCGAGTTGAACGTGGGGCATGAGCCGCACATGCTCTTCAAGGTGTTCAAGATGCAGCAGCACCTGGCGGAAAAAGGGACCATGAAGATCGACAACTGGAACTAA
- a CDS encoding hybrid sensor histidine kinase/response regulator has protein sequence MSESGKDMTQAAELEKLRRENEILSEQVKRLVKAESRLYDYQEKLDAQVKEYSELYDLSRKLSTCTELPAIFELATGYVTNSLNYERVLFFHKSDDGAAYAVCACDGYYDHEEESAVSSLSIPRKAPFLAPLFSGETYRICTEGSRQHALSEYRAKLLMNEYLLCALGNPSDPPVLVAVGNSEENAEFNRRVSDSEEALFGIGNFVGLLSSAIENLIHYAGMKKALEQERLAEAKYRGIFENAMEGIFQTTPEGKFLSCNFATAAILGYQTPEEVLENVVDIGPQLYVDPKRRDELYALMSQRQNVKNFEVEFYRNDGSRIWVNLSTRPTFDDSGLLAYIDGIMQDITERKRDEDALRKLSQVVEQSPVSIVITDTSGRIEFVNPKFVQLTGYTLEEVMGRNPRFLKSGKGAPEESERLWQTITSGKVWEGEFLNKKKNGELFSEHATISPIRNKKGMVTHYLAVKEDITERKLLETQLFQSQKMESIGRLAGGVAHDFNNMLSVILGCAQLALRDAQEGTPLWQDLDQIIHAAKRSSDITRQLLAFSRNEVIAPREVNLNEHFAEMQKTLGRLIGEDIKMTFQPDPELWPVNADTTQLDQILVNLAVNARDAMENGGVLTVATANVTVDSSYSQYHLDASPGDYVQLSVSDTGCGMDRDTIDRIFEPFFTTKEVGKGTGLGLATVYGIVRQHNGFINVYSEPGQGTIFQINFPRFAGGAAVGENAAHDAAPAGSGTVLLVEDDALVRKMTLRALRDLGYTVIHASGADDAIAICRDGGTRIDVILTDVVMPGMNGKEMVDVIESFRPGLKVLFMSGYTRDLVAQRGVVDEGRHFIQKPFDLQSLGRKLKETLQDR, from the coding sequence ATGAGCGAATCGGGAAAAGACATGACCCAGGCAGCCGAGCTGGAGAAGCTGCGCCGGGAGAACGAGATCCTGTCGGAGCAGGTGAAAAGGCTGGTCAAGGCCGAGAGCAGGCTCTACGACTACCAGGAGAAGCTGGACGCCCAGGTCAAGGAGTACAGCGAACTCTACGACCTGAGCCGGAAGCTGTCGACCTGTACCGAGCTCCCGGCCATCTTCGAACTTGCCACCGGCTACGTCACCAACAGCCTCAACTATGAACGCGTGCTCTTCTTCCACAAAAGCGACGACGGCGCCGCCTATGCGGTCTGCGCCTGCGACGGCTATTATGACCACGAGGAAGAAAGCGCCGTTTCCTCCCTGAGCATCCCCCGCAAGGCCCCGTTTCTTGCGCCGCTTTTCAGCGGCGAGACCTACCGCATCTGCACCGAAGGCTCCCGGCAGCACGCGCTCTCCGAGTACCGCGCCAAGCTGTTGATGAACGAATACCTCCTTTGCGCGCTGGGAAACCCCTCCGACCCCCCCGTGCTGGTCGCGGTAGGAAACTCCGAGGAGAACGCCGAGTTCAACCGCAGGGTCAGCGACAGCGAGGAGGCCCTCTTCGGCATCGGGAACTTCGTGGGGCTGCTCTCCTCGGCGATCGAGAACCTGATCCACTATGCCGGCATGAAGAAGGCGCTGGAGCAGGAGCGGCTTGCCGAGGCGAAGTACCGCGGCATCTTCGAAAACGCCATGGAGGGGATCTTCCAGACCACGCCGGAGGGGAAGTTTCTCAGCTGCAACTTCGCCACCGCCGCCATCCTCGGCTATCAGACCCCGGAGGAGGTGCTGGAAAACGTGGTGGATATCGGGCCGCAGCTCTACGTCGACCCGAAACGGCGCGACGAGCTGTACGCACTGATGAGCCAGCGGCAAAACGTGAAGAACTTCGAGGTGGAATTCTACCGCAACGACGGCAGCAGGATCTGGGTCAACCTGAGCACCCGGCCCACCTTCGACGACAGCGGTTTGCTCGCCTACATCGACGGAATCATGCAGGATATCACCGAGCGCAAGCGGGACGAGGATGCCTTACGCAAGCTCTCCCAGGTGGTCGAGCAAAGCCCGGTCTCGATCGTCATCACCGACACCTCAGGCCGCATCGAGTTCGTAAACCCCAAGTTCGTCCAGTTGACGGGGTACACGCTGGAAGAGGTGATGGGGAGGAATCCGCGCTTTCTGAAGTCGGGGAAGGGCGCCCCGGAGGAATCCGAAAGGCTCTGGCAGACCATCACCAGCGGCAAGGTATGGGAAGGGGAGTTCCTCAACAAGAAGAAAAACGGGGAGCTTTTCTCCGAGCACGCCACCATTTCACCGATCCGGAACAAAAAGGGGATGGTCACGCACTACCTGGCGGTGAAGGAGGACATCACCGAGCGCAAGCTGCTGGAAACCCAGCTGTTCCAGTCGCAGAAGATGGAGTCGATCGGGCGCCTTGCCGGCGGGGTGGCCCATGACTTCAACAACATGCTGAGCGTCATCCTGGGGTGTGCCCAGTTGGCGCTGCGCGACGCCCAGGAGGGAACCCCCCTGTGGCAGGACCTGGACCAGATCATCCACGCCGCCAAGCGCTCCAGTGACATCACCCGGCAGCTGCTGGCCTTCTCGCGCAACGAGGTGATCGCGCCGCGGGAGGTGAACCTCAACGAGCACTTCGCCGAGATGCAGAAGACGCTGGGGCGGCTGATCGGCGAAGACATCAAGATGACCTTCCAGCCCGACCCCGAGCTCTGGCCGGTCAACGCCGACACGACCCAACTGGACCAGATCCTGGTCAACCTGGCCGTCAACGCCCGCGACGCCATGGAAAACGGCGGGGTACTCACCGTGGCGACCGCCAACGTCACGGTGGACAGCAGTTACAGCCAATACCACCTGGACGCCTCACCGGGGGATTACGTGCAGCTTTCGGTGAGCGATACCGGCTGCGGCATGGACCGCGACACCATCGACCGCATCTTCGAACCTTTTTTCACGACCAAGGAGGTGGGGAAGGGGACGGGGCTGGGGCTCGCGACGGTGTACGGCATCGTGCGGCAGCACAACGGCTTCATCAACGTGTACAGCGAACCGGGGCAGGGGACCATCTTCCAGATCAACTTCCCCAGGTTTGCCGGGGGCGCCGCGGTCGGGGAGAACGCGGCCCACGACGCCGCGCCGGCAGGTTCGGGTACCGTGCTGCTGGTCGAAGACGACGCCCTGGTCCGCAAGATGACGCTGCGCGCCCTGAGAGACCTGGGATACACCGTGATCCATGCCTCGGGCGCCGACGACGCCATCGCCATCTGCAGGGACGGCGGCACGCGCATCGACGTGATCCTCACCGACGTGGTCATGCCGGGGATGAACGGCAAGGAGATGGTCGACGTCATCGAGTCGTTCCGTCCCGGTCTGAAGGTGCTCTTCATGTCGGGGTACACGAGGGATCTAGTGGCCCAGCGCGGTGTCGTGGACGAGGGACGGCATTTCATCCAGAAGCCGTTCGACCTGCAGTCGCTGGGCCGGAAACTGAAGGAAACACTGCAGGACCGGTAG